In Spirochaetales bacterium, a genomic segment contains:
- a CDS encoding DUF438 domain-containing protein, translating to MSEYLHDGEAKQEKLKSIITSLHEGKSVDAVKKEFASLIKDVSPEEIAAMENSLIREGFPPVQIQRLCEVHVAVFDDRLKKYKNPRRMPGHPLHTYMEENRAAEKLLKSIAPLLKKIDKIKETGVEELKNRLEELKRINLHFTRKENQLFPKLEQAGFYGPTRVMWGKHDEIRTMFSETEKALQTGDTGAVGNTGKRLIAAIKKMIFMEEKILFPTALRKLTDSDWIDIRNEESEIGYAWIRPGNLWDTAIARQKRKRQPRKPTPEPAAGRAEAIHETFHLDEGDVRIDQINLLLKHLPVDVTFVDENDRVRYFSQGKDRIFPRSPAIIGRAVQNCHPPKSVHIVDRIIESFKKKEKDVAEFWLTINGRFIHIRYFALYDKADVYRGVIEVSQDVTDIRALEGERRLLDW from the coding sequence ATGAGTGAATATTTACACGACGGCGAGGCGAAACAGGAAAAACTCAAATCCATTATCACGTCGCTTCATGAAGGAAAATCCGTGGACGCGGTAAAAAAGGAATTCGCCTCACTGATAAAGGACGTAAGCCCGGAAGAAATAGCCGCCATGGAAAACTCGCTGATCCGGGAAGGTTTCCCGCCCGTACAAATCCAGCGGCTATGCGAAGTTCATGTAGCCGTCTTTGACGACCGGCTCAAAAAGTACAAAAATCCGCGACGTATGCCCGGCCATCCCCTCCACACCTATATGGAAGAAAACAGGGCGGCGGAGAAATTGTTGAAATCCATCGCCCCGCTTTTAAAGAAAATAGACAAAATAAAGGAAACAGGCGTTGAAGAGTTGAAAAACCGGCTCGAAGAACTGAAGCGGATCAATCTACATTTCACGCGAAAGGAAAATCAACTTTTTCCAAAACTCGAACAGGCGGGATTTTACGGTCCGACCAGGGTGATGTGGGGCAAACACGATGAAATCAGAACGATGTTCTCAGAAACCGAAAAAGCGTTACAGACGGGCGATACCGGCGCGGTCGGAAATACAGGGAAGCGTCTCATTGCCGCGATAAAAAAAATGATATTTATGGAAGAAAAAATTCTCTTTCCAACCGCCCTTCGCAAACTCACCGACTCGGACTGGATCGATATACGAAACGAAGAGTCCGAAATCGGATACGCGTGGATACGGCCGGGCAACCTCTGGGACACGGCGATCGCCCGACAAAAGCGGAAAAGGCAACCGCGAAAACCAACGCCGGAACCGGCTGCCGGGCGGGCTGAGGCAATCCACGAAACCTTTCATCTCGATGAAGGTGATGTGCGGATCGATCAGATCAATCTGCTTTTAAAGCATCTGCCGGTCGATGTCACCTTCGTCGATGAAAACGACAGGGTGCGCTATTTTTCACAGGGGAAAGACCGTATTTTCCCCCGAAGTCCGGCGATTATCGGACGGGCCGTTCAGAACTGCCATCCGCCCAAAAGCGTCCATATCGTCGATCGTATTATAGAAAGTTTCAAAAAAAAGGAAAAGGATGTTGCCGAGTTCTGGCTTACCATAAACGGCAGATTCATCCATATCAGATATTTCGCGTTGTATGATAAGGCGGACGTATACCGGGGGGTTATCGAGGTCTCGCAGGATGTGACGGACATCAGGGCACTCGAAGGCGAACGAAGGCTGCTCGACTGGTAG
- a CDS encoding ferredoxin: protein MNSGCICCGMCTIIAPISFKVDTDSGFGFIAKQPGTINEKKAVIRAMTYCPVGAIGDDGDEM, encoded by the coding sequence GTGAATTCGGGCTGTATCTGCTGCGGTATGTGCACGATAATCGCACCTATAAGTTTCAAGGTCGATACGGATTCAGGATTCGGTTTTATCGCGAAACAGCCCGGAACGATCAACGAAAAAAAAGCCGTCATCAGAGCGATGACATATTGTCCTGTCGGCGCGATCGGTGATGACGGCGATGAGATGTGA
- a CDS encoding plasma-membrane proton-efflux P-type ATPase, with the protein MKTKDVKEMTVGEVYERLSSGGNGLSDAEAKKRLETYGPNQIEEKRVNPVLKFLGYFWGPIPWMIEVAAVLSITIAHWEDFWIITALLLLNAIVAFWQESKAGSAIDALKRKLAPEAKVKRDGKWIKIPGRDLVPGDIVRVRSGDIIPADIKFIEGDYASVDESALTGESMPVDKHTGDLGYDGAVLIQGEMNGIVVTTGMQTYFGKTAGLVENVKGESHFQKAVVKIANYLIVLASILVVIIFLVGIFRHESILKIVQFALVLTVASIPVALPAVLSVTLAVGAIALAKKNAIVSRLTSIEEMAGMDILCSDKTGTITTNRIVVTGIVPMGTFGKADVVKFACMASNEENQDTIDNAIFAKAGTMDELKDLKKTYSVIKFKPFDPVSKRTEADVEVSGGRINVAKGAAQAILDLVNGGPETERQVGDTVADFAQKGYRALAVAVSEKKDEWKPAGILAMEDPPRGDSAETVKSAQEMGITVKMVTGDRMEIAANIATQVNLGNDIVPSEAVSEKSDREAIKTVEKADGFAQVFPEHKYHIVELLQKHDHIVGMTGDGVNDAPALKKADVGIAVEGATDAAKSAASIVFTKPGLSVIIDAVKRSREIFQRMTHYSIYRITETIRILLFVSLSILIFNFYPVTALMIVLLALLNDAPIMTIAYDNVSYSRTPDKWNMKEILGMATFLGVIGVLVSFLILFIGKEVFRLSNEVLQSFIYLKLSVFGHFTVFVTRTKGHFWTSRPALPLVAAVILTQLAATLIAVYGFLLPAMGWQLAGFIWGTGVIVFLLTDFIKVYLFRLLDHRAVKMKR; encoded by the coding sequence ATGAAAACGAAAGACGTGAAGGAAATGACGGTCGGGGAGGTCTATGAAAGACTTTCAAGCGGCGGGAACGGACTTTCGGATGCGGAAGCGAAAAAACGTCTTGAAACCTATGGGCCGAATCAAATCGAGGAAAAACGGGTCAATCCCGTGTTGAAATTTCTGGGATATTTCTGGGGACCGATTCCATGGATGATCGAGGTCGCGGCCGTTCTTTCGATTACGATCGCGCATTGGGAGGATTTCTGGATAATCACCGCCCTCCTTTTGCTGAACGCAATCGTCGCGTTCTGGCAGGAAAGCAAGGCAGGATCCGCCATCGATGCACTCAAGCGGAAACTGGCCCCCGAAGCAAAAGTGAAACGCGACGGGAAATGGATAAAAATACCAGGACGTGATCTTGTCCCCGGAGATATCGTCCGTGTACGATCCGGCGACATTATCCCCGCGGATATCAAATTCATCGAAGGGGATTACGCTTCCGTCGACGAGTCGGCATTGACCGGGGAGTCGATGCCGGTCGACAAACATACGGGCGACCTTGGTTACGACGGCGCTGTTCTCATACAGGGTGAAATGAACGGGATCGTCGTAACAACCGGAATGCAGACATATTTCGGCAAGACCGCCGGACTGGTCGAGAATGTGAAAGGGGAAAGCCATTTTCAGAAGGCGGTCGTTAAAATAGCGAATTACCTTATCGTTCTCGCGAGCATACTCGTCGTTATTATTTTTCTGGTGGGTATATTCAGGCACGAAAGCATATTGAAGATTGTGCAATTCGCCCTTGTTTTGACCGTCGCATCCATTCCCGTGGCTCTTCCGGCGGTGTTATCCGTTACCCTGGCGGTCGGCGCCATTGCTCTGGCCAAAAAAAACGCCATTGTCAGCCGATTGACATCGATCGAAGAAATGGCGGGAATGGATATACTTTGTTCCGATAAAACGGGAACGATCACGACGAACAGGATCGTCGTCACCGGGATTGTTCCGATGGGAACGTTCGGGAAGGCCGATGTCGTTAAATTCGCATGTATGGCGTCGAACGAGGAAAATCAGGACACGATCGACAATGCCATATTCGCCAAAGCCGGAACGATGGATGAACTGAAAGATCTCAAAAAAACGTATTCGGTTATAAAATTCAAGCCCTTCGATCCGGTTTCCAAGCGTACCGAGGCCGATGTCGAGGTTTCGGGAGGCCGGATAAACGTCGCTAAAGGCGCAGCACAGGCTATTTTAGACCTCGTGAACGGCGGACCTGAGACGGAGCGGCAGGTCGGCGATACCGTTGCCGATTTCGCTCAAAAAGGATATCGCGCCCTGGCGGTCGCGGTTTCGGAAAAGAAAGATGAATGGAAACCGGCCGGAATTCTCGCCATGGAGGATCCGCCGCGCGGGGATTCCGCAGAAACGGTCAAATCCGCCCAGGAAATGGGAATTACCGTCAAAATGGTAACGGGCGACCGTATGGAGATCGCGGCGAATATCGCAACGCAGGTCAATCTGGGCAATGACATCGTTCCATCGGAAGCGGTCAGTGAAAAATCGGACAGGGAAGCAATAAAGACAGTGGAAAAAGCCGATGGTTTCGCCCAGGTTTTTCCGGAGCATAAATACCATATTGTCGAACTCCTCCAGAAACACGATCATATCGTCGGGATGACGGGAGACGGCGTCAATGACGCGCCCGCGCTAAAAAAAGCGGACGTCGGTATTGCCGTCGAAGGGGCCACGGACGCCGCGAAATCGGCCGCCTCGATCGTCTTTACGAAACCCGGGCTTTCGGTCATCATCGACGCCGTCAAGCGGAGCCGTGAAATATTCCAGAGGATGACCCATTATTCCATTTACCGCATAACGGAAACGATACGAATTTTGTTGTTCGTGAGTCTTTCGATCCTTATTTTCAATTTTTATCCGGTCACTGCCCTTATGATCGTCCTTCTGGCCCTTCTCAACGACGCGCCGATAATGACCATCGCATACGACAATGTCAGCTATTCCAGAACCCCGGATAAATGGAATATGAAAGAAATCCTCGGTATGGCGACTTTTCTCGGCGTCATCGGCGTTCTCGTTTCATTCCTGATCCTTTTTATCGGGAAGGAAGTCTTTCGCCTGAGTAATGAAGTGCTGCAGTCATTTATCTATCTCAAACTTTCGGTGTTCGGGCATTTCACCGTTTTCGTGACCAGGACCAAAGGACATTTCTGGACATCCAGACCCGCGCTTCCCCTCGTCGCCGCGGTGATCCTCACCCAGCTTGCAGCGACATTGATCGCGGTCTATGGTTTCCTCCTTCCCGCCATGGGATGGCAGCTCGCGGGATTTATCTGGGGAACTGGTGTTATCGTGTTTCTCCTTACGGATTTCATCAAGGTATACCTTTTCAGGCTGCTCGATCACCGTGCGGTCAAGATGAAACGTTGA
- a CDS encoding class I SAM-dependent methyltransferase, whose translation MFGELNTINARPGPFEYYTAKELWTGCYISRRMLEHHLDGSVDISSRNISFIERSVEWIVSHFGLEAGSKVADFGCGPGLYTTRLAEKGMAVTGIDFSERSLRYARQTAKRKSLDITYINENYLDLRLDETFDLIIMIFCDYCALSPQQRKRLSAVFHTSLEPDGRLLLDVCSFAAFEKKHEAASYSYHPSNGFWTPHPYYEFLNTFTYEREKVTVDKYTIVEERRTSTIYNWLQYFSRNTLEEEFGNAGFCIHDYFADVAGSAFSPDADEFAVAAGKRMPLSGKKE comes from the coding sequence ATGTTTGGGGAATTGAACACAATAAACGCGCGGCCCGGACCGTTCGAATATTACACGGCAAAAGAATTATGGACGGGCTGCTATATTTCACGCCGGATGCTCGAACACCACCTCGACGGTTCCGTCGATATTTCTTCGCGTAACATATCATTCATCGAACGTTCCGTCGAGTGGATCGTTTCTCATTTCGGACTCGAGGCGGGATCGAAGGTCGCCGATTTCGGGTGCGGCCCCGGCCTGTATACGACCCGGCTTGCGGAAAAGGGAATGGCGGTGACGGGCATTGATTTTTCCGAACGGTCGCTGCGGTACGCCCGGCAAACGGCAAAGCGGAAATCACTCGACATCACCTACATCAATGAAAATTACCTCGACCTGCGGCTCGATGAAACCTTCGATCTCATCATCATGATCTTTTGCGATTACTGCGCCTTGAGCCCGCAACAAAGAAAGAGGTTGTCGGCTGTATTCCATACATCGCTTGAACCGGACGGCCGCCTCCTGCTCGATGTCTGCTCGTTCGCCGCCTTTGAGAAAAAACATGAAGCCGCCTCTTACTCGTACCACCCGTCGAACGGCTTCTGGACCCCGCATCCGTATTACGAGTTCCTCAACACCTTCACCTACGAAAGGGAAAAGGTAACGGTCGACAAATATACCATTGTCGAGGAAAGGCGGACATCGACGATCTACAACTGGCTTCAATACTTCAGCAGGAACACACTCGAAGAAGAGTTCGGGAACGCGGGATTTTGCATTCACGACTACTTTGCCGATGTGGCGGGAAGTGCATTTTCACCGGACGCAGACGAGTTCGCAGTGGCGGCAGGAAAGCGAATGCCTTTATCGGGGAAGAAAGAATAA
- a CDS encoding DNA-3-methyladenine glycosylase I translates to MKRCEWADGNQALLTYHDTEWGVPVHDEIKHFEFLLLESFQAGLSWLTILKKRENFRKAFAGFDPAVIEKFTRKDVTRLLHNDLIIRNRRKIESAINNAGAFLRIRNEYGSFDTYIWHFTGGKTIKHDFQSLSEIPVSTPLSDTISRDLKKRGFSFLGPTTVYAHLQAIGIVNDHLNYCFRYGEI, encoded by the coding sequence ATGAAACGATGTGAATGGGCGGACGGCAATCAGGCGCTTTTAACGTACCACGACACCGAATGGGGTGTTCCCGTACACGACGAAATAAAACACTTCGAATTCCTTCTTCTCGAATCTTTCCAGGCGGGTCTTTCCTGGCTGACCATCCTCAAAAAACGTGAAAACTTCAGAAAGGCGTTTGCCGGATTCGATCCCGCCGTCATAGAGAAATTTACACGAAAAGACGTAACCCGTCTGCTTCACAACGACCTCATCATCAGAAACAGACGAAAAATCGAATCGGCGATCAATAATGCAGGCGCGTTCTTACGGATTCGGAACGAATACGGCAGTTTCGATACCTATATCTGGCATTTTACCGGCGGTAAAACGATCAAACACGACTTTCAAAGCCTCTCTGAAATTCCCGTTTCGACACCGCTTTCCGATACGATAAGCCGCGATCTAAAAAAACGGGGGTTTTCCTTCCTGGGTCCGACTACCGTCTACGCGCATCTGCAGGCGATCGGGATCGTCAACGATCATCTGAATTACTGTTTCCGTTACGGTGAAATATAG
- the treS gene encoding maltose alpha-D-glucosyltransferase, translating into MPNRNEYLKDDPLWYKDAVIYELHVKSFCDSNDDGIGDFQGLIRKLDYLQSLGIDAVWLLPFYPSPLRDDGYDIADYFNIHASYGKIQDFREFLKQAHKKGIRIITELVINHTSDQHGWFQRARKSPPGSAYRDFYVWSDSPEKYSDARIIFKDFEASNWTWDPVAKAYYWHRFFSHQPDLNFANPRVQREIFRVIDFWFDLGVDGMRLDAVPYLFEEEGTNCENLPQTHEFLVKLRSHIDHKYSNRMLLAEANQWPEDAVEYFGDGNECHMAFNFPVMPRMFMAVQMENRFPITDILDPSLSIPDNCQWALFLRNHDELTLEMVTDEERDYMYRVFANEARAKINLGIRRRLAPLLGNNRRKIELMNILLFSLPGTPVLYYGDEIGMGDNYYLGDRDGVRTPMQWGPDRNAGFSKANPQQLFLPLIIDPEYHYQAVNVENQEKNLSSLLFWMKRMIAMHKRYKAFSRGTIEFLSPENHKVLVFVRCYDDDTILVVINLSRFAQSVELNLAPYIDYVPIELLSQNKFPKIKEEIYQVTLGSHGHFWFLLKKEEQASSEESMTALPRLVISKRSEEILEGDNRDIMEAVILPRFLRAARWFSSKGRHIRRVRIIENIPISKEEDGLRFIMTEISYNEGPMETYMLAMAIAWDKESIHIEREHPEAVQAEIEKETRRGILYDGVFSPRLHKTLLNLMTTRKRIRGVRGCLKASAGSVLRKNIREEGVPVETSVFKEEQSNTSIIYESSFILKLFRKLEKGINPDPEIVRFLTEHARFPHVPDFAGVIEYEVPDGTVFTGFLQRFVPNQGDAWHYTLDNVGRYLDQIIVRKDELERITEAGDITNDLMTELCGEFFLQMTALLGRRTAELHHALSSDVESEEFAPESFSILYQRSVYQSMKSLVKYVFSTLERNLSKISENDRQAASGVLQAEKDILGILGRILGKKISAKKIRIHGDYHLGQVLFTGSDFTIIDFEGEPARPLSERRLKRSPFRDVAGMVRSFHYAVHSGYSHCLMNQTEETEYLGFWIERWYHFVSSNFISSYMAVANDASFIPSNKKDIDVLLEVFLLEKAVYELGYELNNRPDWIRIPLKGIQFILDNRSPLTETEND; encoded by the coding sequence GTGCCGAACCGTAATGAATATCTGAAAGACGACCCTCTCTGGTATAAGGATGCGGTCATTTATGAACTCCATGTCAAGTCGTTTTGCGACAGCAACGACGACGGGATCGGGGATTTTCAGGGACTTATCCGAAAACTCGATTATCTTCAAAGCCTTGGCATCGACGCCGTCTGGCTTCTTCCTTTCTACCCTTCACCGCTGCGTGATGACGGGTATGATATCGCCGATTATTTCAACATCCATGCTTCTTACGGAAAAATACAGGATTTCCGTGAATTCCTCAAACAGGCGCATAAAAAGGGAATCCGGATCATCACCGAGCTGGTCATCAATCATACATCGGACCAGCACGGCTGGTTTCAACGCGCACGAAAATCACCGCCCGGTTCCGCCTACAGAGATTTTTATGTCTGGAGCGACTCGCCCGAAAAATATTCCGACGCCCGGATCATTTTCAAGGATTTCGAGGCCTCCAACTGGACATGGGATCCTGTCGCCAAAGCGTATTACTGGCACCGCTTTTTTTCACACCAGCCCGATCTCAATTTCGCGAATCCCCGTGTACAAAGAGAAATCTTTCGGGTAATCGATTTCTGGTTCGACCTTGGCGTGGACGGAATGAGACTGGATGCGGTCCCCTACCTTTTTGAAGAAGAAGGGACCAATTGTGAAAATCTTCCCCAGACCCATGAGTTTCTCGTGAAATTGAGATCGCATATCGATCATAAATACTCAAACCGCATGCTGCTGGCGGAGGCAAACCAGTGGCCGGAAGACGCGGTCGAATATTTCGGTGACGGCAATGAATGCCACATGGCATTCAATTTCCCCGTCATGCCCCGCATGTTCATGGCGGTTCAGATGGAAAACAGATTCCCGATCACCGACATTCTTGACCCTTCGCTTTCGATTCCGGATAACTGCCAGTGGGCGCTTTTTCTCCGCAATCACGACGAACTCACGCTGGAAATGGTAACCGATGAAGAACGCGACTACATGTACCGTGTCTTTGCCAATGAAGCGCGTGCGAAGATAAACCTCGGCATTCGCCGCCGCCTTGCCCCTCTTTTGGGGAACAATCGCCGGAAAATCGAACTCATGAATATCCTCCTTTTTTCACTCCCAGGCACCCCCGTTCTCTATTACGGGGATGAAATCGGGATGGGCGACAATTATTACCTTGGCGACCGTGACGGCGTCAGAACGCCCATGCAGTGGGGGCCCGACCGGAACGCCGGTTTTTCAAAGGCGAATCCGCAACAACTCTTTCTTCCCCTTATTATCGATCCCGAATATCACTATCAGGCGGTCAATGTCGAAAACCAGGAAAAAAACCTTTCATCGCTTCTCTTTTGGATGAAGCGTATGATCGCCATGCATAAACGGTACAAGGCGTTCAGCAGGGGAACCATCGAGTTTCTTTCACCGGAAAATCATAAAGTTCTTGTTTTCGTTCGCTGCTACGATGATGATACAATCCTTGTCGTCATCAATCTTTCCCGTTTTGCCCAGTCGGTCGAATTGAATCTCGCGCCCTATATCGATTACGTTCCGATCGAATTGTTGAGCCAAAATAAATTTCCGAAAATAAAGGAAGAAATCTATCAGGTCACACTCGGTTCGCACGGTCATTTCTGGTTTCTCCTGAAAAAGGAGGAACAGGCGTCTTCGGAGGAGTCGATGACCGCGCTTCCCCGGCTTGTCATCTCAAAGCGATCGGAAGAAATACTCGAAGGGGACAACCGGGATATCATGGAAGCGGTCATCCTCCCCCGGTTTCTCCGGGCCGCCAGGTGGTTCAGCAGCAAGGGAAGACATATCAGGAGGGTAAGAATAATCGAGAACATCCCGATCTCGAAAGAAGAGGACGGCCTTCGCTTTATCATGACGGAGATTTCGTATAACGAAGGACCGATGGAGACATACATGCTGGCGATGGCGATCGCGTGGGACAAGGAAAGCATCCATATCGAACGCGAGCATCCTGAGGCGGTCCAGGCGGAAATAGAAAAGGAAACCCGGAGGGGGATACTGTATGACGGTGTTTTCAGTCCGCGCCTTCACAAAACCCTTCTCAACCTCATGACGACAAGGAAAAGAATCAGGGGGGTTCGGGGTTGCCTGAAAGCCTCGGCCGGGTCCGTTCTGCGAAAAAATATCAGGGAAGAAGGGGTACCCGTTGAAACAAGCGTGTTCAAGGAGGAACAAAGCAATACATCGATTATCTATGAATCCTCATTTATCCTCAAGCTGTTTCGGAAACTCGAAAAAGGCATCAATCCCGATCCGGAAATCGTGAGATTTCTGACCGAACATGCGCGGTTCCCGCATGTTCCCGATTTCGCCGGAGTCATCGAATACGAGGTGCCCGACGGCACCGTCTTTACCGGGTTTCTGCAGCGCTTCGTTCCCAACCAGGGAGACGCCTGGCACTATACCCTCGATAATGTCGGCCGTTATCTGGACCAGATCATCGTCAGGAAGGATGAACTGGAACGGATCACCGAAGCCGGAGACATCACGAATGACCTTATGACGGAATTATGCGGGGAGTTTTTTCTGCAGATGACGGCACTGCTCGGCCGCCGCACCGCCGAACTGCATCATGCGCTTTCTTCCGACGTCGAATCCGAGGAGTTCGCGCCCGAATCATTTTCAATACTCTATCAGCGTTCGGTATATCAATCGATGAAGAGTCTCGTCAAATATGTCTTTTCGACGCTGGAACGGAACCTCTCAAAGATAAGCGAAAACGACCGGCAGGCGGCTTCCGGCGTTTTACAGGCGGAAAAGGATATCCTCGGTATTTTGGGCCGGATCCTCGGAAAAAAGATATCGGCAAAGAAAATTCGGATCCACGGGGATTACCATCTCGGCCAGGTACTCTTTACGGGATCGGATTTTACGATCATCGATTTTGAAGGAGAACCGGCTCGGCCATTGAGCGAACGGCGGCTGAAACGTTCTCCTTTCAGGGATGTGGCGGGAATGGTCCGTTCCTTTCATTATGCGGTCCACAGCGGTTATTCGCACTGTCTCATGAATCAGACGGAAGAGACGGAATATCTCGGGTTCTGGATCGAACGATGGTATCATTTTGTAAGCAGTAACTTTATTTCATCATACATGGCGGTCGCGAACGATGCGTCGTTCATTCCCTCGAATAAAAAGGACATCGATGTGCTTCTGGAAGTTTTTTTGCTTGAAAAAGCCGTCTACGAACTCGGGTATGAACTGAACAACCGGCCCGACTGGATTCGTATTCCCCTCAAGGGAATACAGTTTATCCTCGACAACCGCTCACCGCTTACGGAAACAGAAAATGATTGA